ATGGTATGCACCGAGCCGTATCTTCGGCGCTTCATGGAGATCGAAACGCGTGGCATTGGCCGCGGCGTCGTGTGGGAGGCGAGAATTCTCCGGAACCTCATGTACGAGGATGCGGAGTGGCACGGCCGGATCATTCCGCTCCTGCTGACGCCGGATGCCGCGCCCTTCGTTCCGACGGTATTTCGAGGGCACGTTTACGACGTCAACGACGACCGAGGTTTTCAAGACCTGCTGCGTCACTTGCTACAAGAACCCGGTGCCGAACCGGGAGCATTGGGATCGCTGAACCGCGAGGGCGGCCGCCCAATCGCTTTCGAGCCTCCGTGGATGGTTCCCGATGCGATGCGTACGCGTTACTTCACCGGACGTGGAGACTTGCTCGCGCGACTTCGTGGGCAACTCGTGGAGCGTCGGCGCGCGGCGTTGAGCGGTTTGGGCGGCATCGGCAAGACACAAACCGCGATCGAGTATGCGGCGCGCCATCGCGCAGAGTACCCGGATGGCGTCTTCTGGGTGAACGCCGAGACGATCTCGGCGCTAACGAGCGGGTTCGTTGCCATGGCCGCCGCTTTACGCCTTTCCGCGGCGACATCCAACGATCAAGACTACATCCTCCGAGCGGTTCTGGAGTGGCTGAACGGTGCCGGTGGCTGGCTTCTGATACTCGACAACGTCGAGAAGCGCGAAGATGTCGCGCCATTCTTGCCATCTCGCAGCGACGGGCACGTCCTCGTCACCTCGCGCGAAACGGTCTTTCAGGAGTGGGGAATCGCACGCGGGCTGGAGGTTCCCGACTTCGATCTTGAGGAGGGCGTGCGATTTCTCCTCACGAGAACCGGCCGCGAAGAAGTCGATCCTCAAGAGCAGACCGCCGCAAGCGATCTAGCGTCGGAACTCGGTAATCTTCCACTCGCACTCGAACAAGCTGCCGCCTACATCGCGGAGACAAACGCGGCCTTCTCCGCCTATCTCATCGCATTTCGTAAGCGGCGCGTCGCACTGCTGCAAAAATCCGAAGCCTTGATTGCGCGCGACACCGTTGCCGCAACCTGGGCGGCGAATTTCGACGCCGTACAGCAGGCATCGCCGGCGGCAGCCGACATTCTCAACGTCGCGGCATTGCTTGCGGCCGACGCCATTCCGTTCGAACTCTTTCTCGACGGTGCAAGCGTCTTGGGTGATGCGATCGCGCAGGCGTTTGTTGACCCCGACGACCTCGCGATGGTCGAGGTGTTGCGGCCGCTCGCGCGATATTCACTCATTCGATTCGATGCCGCCATGCGCGTCTTTAGCGTGCATCGCCTGGTGCAAGAGATCGTTCGGACGGCCCTATCCGGCGAAAAGTCGGGCGCGATCGTCGCGCAGACGGTCGCTGCTCTGGACGCGGCGTTTCCCGAGGTCGAATTCGCCCGATGGCCGCAGTGCGAGCGGCTCGTGCCGCACGTCGCGGCGATTGCACGCTGGCTCAGCGCCGACGAGGTGCAGCCCGAGGCGGCGGGCCGACTTCTGAACCGAACGGGGCGCTATCTTTGGGAACGAGGACGTTATGCCGAGGCCTACGCGCTGCACGAGCGCGCGCTGGCTATTCGAGAGCGATCGCTCGGGCCCGAGCACCCCGACGTCGCCATCAGCCTCAACAACCTCGCAAACGTCCATTACGGTCAGGGGCGATACGCCGAGGCTCGGGCACTCCATGAACGCGCGCTTGCAATTCGAGAGCAGGCGCTCGGACCATACGACGCGCACGTAGCGATCAGTCTCAATAATTTGGCGAACGTCCATTACGATCAGGGCCGATATAGTGAGGCGCAGGAGTTGTACGAACGCGCACTCGCCATCCGCGAACGACTGCTCACGTCCGATCATCCCGATGTCGCGACGAGCCTGAGCAATCTGGCGAGCGTGCATTTCGATCAAGGTCAGTATGACGGAGCGCGGGCGCTCTACGAGCGCGCCCTGGCGATTACCGAACGCGTGCTCGGCGCCGATCATCCCTTCGTCGCGCGCGGCCTCAACAACATCGCGAACGTCGATTGGCACCAGGGTCGTTATGATGAGGCCCAAGCGCTTTACGAGCGCGCGCTCGCTATCGGTGAGAGCGCGGTGGGCCCGGATCATCCGGACGTGGCATACAGTCTCGACGGCATTGCGAAAATCTATGCGAGGCTCGGAGAGTACGCCCACGCGCAAGCGCTGCACCAACGCGCGCTGACGATTCGGGAGCGCGCCCTGGGCCCCGATCATCCGGTCGTTGCGCCGAGTCTCGCCGGCCTGGGGAGAATCCATGCCGAACAAGGTCAATACGCTCAAGCAGAGACCTTGCACGAACGTGCGCTCGGAATTCTGGAGCGCGCCCGCGGCCCCGATCACGTCGATTTGGCCGAAACGCTCGTCGGCTTAGCGGCGGTCCGTACGGGACAAGGCCGGAACGGCGAAGCGCTCGCGCTCTACGAGCGTGCTCGGGCGATCATCGAACGCACGTTTACCGCGGACCATCCGGAGTTGCAAGAAATCCGGCGCCATATCGACGCCATCCGCTCGGCGTGAAGCGCGACGGAGTGGCTCGCAGGGAAAGCCGGATAGCACGTTCAATTTCACCGATCTATCCGTAGGCTCGAGTAACGGTGCTCTTGGAGGTTCCTATGAGAAAACGCGTAGCATTCTCTGTGGCGCTGATGGCCGCATTAGCCAGCGCTTGTGCCGGCCACGCCGGCAGCAACGGGGTCACAAATGCCACGACTTTTACGGTTCCCGGAATGCCCGACCTGACATTCACAGCGAAGGCTCCGAGCGGCGCGACGATCGCCGTCGAGCTGCCCGCCGACGGCCTGGGAACCATCAAGGACAACTACTGGCACCGCACGTTCGGGCACTTTTCCCAACAGCAGTATTCACAAGCGCTGGGCTTTCCGCCGCTCACGCAGCTGAACATCCAAAACATTGACAGCGTCGAGCACACGTTCAACGTCGTGCGCAAGATTCAGGGGCCGCCGGCGAACTTTCCGCGTAACCCTAACCTGTCATTCAATCCATCGGGGGGCCCACTCGGGAAAGGCTATGCCAGCGGAATCATCTATCCCGGGAAGTCGGTCCCGGTCACGTTGGGAAAGAAAGGAATCTTCCTCATCGGCTGCGCCTTCCATTACCTGGACGGCATGAGAGACCTCATCGTGGTTGAACCCGGCGCTACTCCCGGACCCCAGGGAACCGCACCACCGAGGTGACGCGCGGCGTCTCCAGGTAGCCTTGGTTACGGCCCGGTTCCGCTGAACGTCGGCGTTGCCGGTCACCGGGATCTTTGCACGGAACAAATCCCCGCTCTCGAATCCGCCGTTCGCGGCGCGATCGCCGCAATGAAGCGCGATTACCCCTTCACATGCATCGTGGTATGGTCGCCCCTCGCCGAAGGCGCGGATCGCCTGGTGGCCCGCGAAGCGCTCGAACTCGGCTGTCGCCTCGTCGTCCCAATGCCGTTCGAACAAACCGAGTACGAGTCGGATTTCGAAAGCTCTGAATCGGTCGATGAGTTTCGCGCGCTGCTGGCGCGCGCCGACCGAGCGTTCGTCGTGCCGCACGATGGCGGCCAAAACGAAGACCGTTCGAGCATCTACGCGCGCTGCGCCGCCTACGTCGTGAAGCATTGCGTCGAGCTGATCGCCTTGTGGGATGGACGAGTGAATGGGCGTGTCGGTGGCGCGGCAGATTCCGTCGCCTTCAAACTCGAGGGAATTCCGACGCCATACGTTCCGGAGTCCAACGCGTTCGATATGGCCTTCGCCGGGCCGGTGCTGCACGTCCAAACGCAACGTGCCAAGAAATCCACGCATGATGCGCCGCCGACCACCTCGGTTTCGACGCGCTTGCTCTATCCGCCAATGCTTTTGGAAGCCGAAGCAAGGAACGCCTTCGACAAAGTCAAGCGGAATATCGATCAGTTCAATCGCGACGTTCTACGCCTCGCGGGCGACAACGCTCACGAACAGGCTACAGATACACGCATACAGGTGGAGCTCGTTGCCGGACGGTATCAGCGACGCGTCGGGCGATCGCTCATTGCGATTTTCCTCCTGATCTTTTTCGCGGCGGTGGGATTTAACGTCTATCTCTACCTTGCTCACCATCCATTGGTCATACTACTGGCTTATCTGACGTTTAGCGGCGCAGCGTCGGCGATTTATTTCGTGACGCGTAACGGGGCCTGGCAAGAACGATATCAGGATTCCCGAGCGCTTGCCGAAGCGCTGCGAGTCGCCGAGTACTGGCGTTTGGCAAACGTGAACGAATCCGTCGCGAATTGTATCGCGCGGGCGCAGCACGCCGAAGTCGACTGGCTACCCGTCGCGGTTCGCGCACTTACGGAACCCGTGGGAGAGCTGACCCCACGCGAGGATTCCGAGACCGTAAACCGGCTTCGCGTCGTTGACGATCGATGGATCGTCGATCAGCAAGAGTACTTTGCTCGGATCGCGGGAGGTCGCGAGCACAGGCACGAGCGCATCGCCGCGACGATAGCAATGGCTGGTATCGTACTTTCGGTCGCCATTTCAATCGTTGTCGGGTTGCTATCCCGCGTCGGCTACACCAGCGAAGCGATCGCCCTCGTAGCCACGAACTGCGCGCTGGCTGCGGCGCTGATTCGCGGATACGCCGACAAGCGCGGATGGAGCGAACACGCGAGGCGGTACGATCGAATGGCGTTGCTCTTTGCTCGCGCGCACGTTGCTCTCGCCGAAGTGCTCGACGCCGGTACTCCGAATCCTCGCGAGTACGTGCGCGCGCGCGTCATTCTGCGGCGGTTGGGCGAGGAGGCAATTCGCGAGAACGTGTCGTGGTTAACGCTTCACCGCACGCGTCCCATCGAGGTACCCCATACGTGAAGGCGAGCGGCTGCTACGAGTAGCAATACGAATCCGACGATGCATCGCCGCCTTGCAGGCGGACTTGATGCACGCGTCGCGAGGGATCGAACTCGACAAAGAAGTTCGAGTCGAAGGCCATCGCGCCGTCGCCGGCGACGTCCAGCTTCACCATCCAGCTATTTACGCCGTCGGGATAAAATTGGTCGTCCCACGCGCGATAGAGCGAGTTGGTAAAGTAAACTCGGCGTCCGTCGCGGCTTATCTCGACCATTTGCGGTCCGCCGGCGAGCGCCTTGGACGGGTACGCCGGGTGCGGCGTTCGCTTCGCAATGCCGCCGATCCGAACCGTGCCGACGAGTTTGGGATTGAAGGGATCGCTGACATCGTATTGGCGCATCTCGCCGGTTCCCCAACACGATGCGTAGAGGTAGCGGTCGTCGAGCGATAGGTCAATGTCGCTGAGCAGCGGGGGCACCGCCGAGAAACCTTTGAGCAGGTCGGGCAGCTGATCGGGAGTGGCCGGTTCGGCCGGAATTTCGATTACCTTGGTGACGTCCCACGCGCCGTTCTTCCGATGCCAGAGCCAAATGGAGCTCGACAAATCTTTGAGCGAGATCACCACGCCGACAAAGCCGTAGGTGTTTTCCGGATTGTGCGAAGGGCGTAATTCCAGGGCCATCTGCTGCTCCGCGCCGAGATCGATGCTTTGCACGTGGCGGCGCCGGCGAAGGTCCCAAAAGTGAAGGTGATGACCGTACTTGCCGGCGAGCAGAAGATTTGGATCGAGGCCGCCCTCGATCATGTTGGGGGTGCCCCATTCGCTGGTGATCATCACGTCATGCGTGAGATGCCACCAAAAATCGTAGGCAAGATATTGCGGACCCCGCTCCGCCTCCCACGGTCCGATGACGTCGAACGTGTCGCAATCCAGCATGAAGATACCGCCGGGGCCGTCGCCGTCGGCATTGCCCAGCGCGCTCACATAAATGGCGTCGGGGCCGCAGTGCACCGTGTGCGGACGCGTGTAGCCGGTGCGTTCGACGATTTCTTCGGGCTCGATCACGCGCACGATGCGCGGCTGCGCCGGATTGGGCTTGGTATCGATGACGTGAATACGCGACGAACGAAGGCCAGGCACGATCAGATAGCGGCGCTCGACGTGAGGATGCGGTGCGAATGGGCAGAGCGCGGCGCTGCATGCGTTCCAGCCGAAGTGATGGAGTTCGTCGCCGGTATTCGGAAGGTCGACGCCGCCGATTTCCGTCGCGTACGATGTCGACGACTCGTTTGCATCGACCACCGCAAGCCGATCGGGAACCCCGTTGCCGTTCGCACTCAAAAGCGCGACGTATGCAAGTGTTTCGGGCGGCGCTTTCATCGCATCTTTCGCCGAAGCGTAGAACGTGGGATCGGGTTTGAGCTGCACTGCCTTTACCTTTCCTTCGACCGGGGCCGATGGATTAGCTAATCAGCGCGACGATCCCCGTTACGATCAGCGCGATGGCCCAAAAGAGGTCGACGTTCAGCCAACCGCTGCGCAAGAAGCGAACGCCGACCTTTGCATAGACGACCCATGCCACCGCCGTCAGCGTCGCGAGGTACCCAAACGTATGTACGGCGACCATCAGCCATCCGGTAAGGTAGCGGTGCGCAAGTGAGGTCGCGCCCGGCATCGGCATCACCATCGGCGCGTGCCTCGCACCTTCCCCGGCGATGACGAAGGGAAGAAGCATCAGGCCCGCGCCATGCGCAGTCGACATGAGAAATCCCCAGAGAATAAGGCCCCAAAATCCAACGCGCATGCCCACCCATCGCACGTGCCGCGTCCGCACCAAACGATAGATACCGAAGCAAATAAGGACGGCGCCGGCAAAAAAATGCACGGCGCGGTTGGGAAGAACAAATGCGGCACTCGTGGCCAGGAGAACCACGATCGCAACCGAGCCGATGTGCCCGAGCGCAAGCGGCGGGATGGCGCGCAAGACCGCTGCCGTTCGGCGTTCTTGAAATCCCAACGCGACGGCGAAGAGCCATCCCATGCCGGGATTGATGCCGTGATAACAGCCGAGGAAGAAGAGCGCGAACCAGACGAATCGCTCGTTCAGGGCACTACGGCGCGCATGACTTCCGCAACGATCTCCGCTTGGGTGAAGCCGCGCGTTTGCAACAATGCGTAAAATCGCTCGACCGCTTCACGCAAGCTGCGCGCGCGCGCGTGCCGATCGCGATTGGGAATTCGCGCCGCGATTCGCGTTCCGCGTCGCCCTTCGCCGATCAGC
This Candidatus Eremiobacterota bacterium DNA region includes the following protein-coding sequences:
- a CDS encoding selenium-binding family protein, translated to MQLKPDPTFYASAKDAMKAPPETLAYVALLSANGNGVPDRLAVVDANESSTSYATEIGGVDLPNTGDELHHFGWNACSAALCPFAPHPHVERRYLIVPGLRSSRIHVIDTKPNPAQPRIVRVIEPEEIVERTGYTRPHTVHCGPDAIYVSALGNADGDGPGGIFMLDCDTFDVIGPWEAERGPQYLAYDFWWHLTHDVMITSEWGTPNMIEGGLDPNLLLAGKYGHHLHFWDLRRRRHVQSIDLGAEQQMALELRPSHNPENTYGFVGVVISLKDLSSSIWLWHRKNGAWDVTKVIEIPAEPATPDQLPDLLKGFSAVPPLLSDIDLSLDDRYLYASCWGTGEMRQYDVSDPFNPKLVGTVRIGGIAKRTPHPAYPSKALAGGPQMVEISRDGRRVYFTNSLYRAWDDQFYPDGVNSWMVKLDVAGDGAMAFDSNFFVEFDPSRRVHQVRLQGGDASSDSYCYS
- a CDS encoding toll/interleukin-1 receptor domain-containing protein, with product MGERERVAETNERKSPSVLISYSHDSPDHERAVLALCNRLRASGIDTFIDQFLPGAPSEGWPLWMERQIEKCDFTLMVCTEPYLRRFMEIETRGIGRGVVWEARILRNLMYEDAEWHGRIIPLLLTPDAAPFVPTVFRGHVYDVNDDRGFQDLLRHLLQEPGAEPGALGSLNREGGRPIAFEPPWMVPDAMRTRYFTGRGDLLARLRGQLVERRRAALSGLGGIGKTQTAIEYAARHRAEYPDGVFWVNAETISALTSGFVAMAAALRLSAATSNDQDYILRAVLEWLNGAGGWLLILDNVEKREDVAPFLPSRSDGHVLVTSRETVFQEWGIARGLEVPDFDLEEGVRFLLTRTGREEVDPQEQTAASDLASELGNLPLALEQAAAYIAETNAAFSAYLIAFRKRRVALLQKSEALIARDTVAATWAANFDAVQQASPAAADILNVAALLAADAIPFELFLDGASVLGDAIAQAFVDPDDLAMVEVLRPLARYSLIRFDAAMRVFSVHRLVQEIVRTALSGEKSGAIVAQTVAALDAAFPEVEFARWPQCERLVPHVAAIARWLSADEVQPEAAGRLLNRTGRYLWERGRYAEAYALHERALAIRERSLGPEHPDVAISLNNLANVHYGQGRYAEARALHERALAIREQALGPYDAHVAISLNNLANVHYDQGRYSEAQELYERALAIRERLLTSDHPDVATSLSNLASVHFDQGQYDGARALYERALAITERVLGADHPFVARGLNNIANVDWHQGRYDEAQALYERALAIGESAVGPDHPDVAYSLDGIAKIYARLGEYAHAQALHQRALTIRERALGPDHPVVAPSLAGLGRIHAEQGQYAQAETLHERALGILERARGPDHVDLAETLVGLAAVRTGQGRNGEALALYERARAIIERTFTADHPELQEIRRHIDAIRSA